A single region of the Triticum dicoccoides isolate Atlit2015 ecotype Zavitan chromosome 2B, WEW_v2.0, whole genome shotgun sequence genome encodes:
- the LOC119366316 gene encoding uncharacterized protein LOC119366316, whose product MEYGSPNGTAVEKFNDSPAPAVARRHETPSSALSDFLPIKAELQRQTSFLIDREYNDVVIRVFVELVYPGGQSMDMDREIKRRAHDIFSRFSGPVPLGFKEKLHETVDDGAVGDFERAMSVFARQICVPLGKLATLLSNEEREGQHKQIRQLSLISEIIHGLRATLSLGMPHNDGFLKPGSPYIDSVFPRVVLRWGCRSALIVYSRIKKELQRQVGELIDTEDNGVELRLFNHYGVCSGASMEDAIRTSATKIFKRYFGRIPQWYKKMEAERSDETKAETDDETDDEIEGFNLNVSLYCDDICRQVEELLGLVSLDKTPQIEQLLRVAYEIKDFKRNLAKVGWMLVEEGEEEIVAQGMEIKGEVVVSGTIVTMTKASSLEEKHEEEMILVKKHEEEEENGEESERAGEE is encoded by the coding sequence ATGGAGTACGGATCACCCAACGGCACGGCGGTGGAGAAGTTCAACGACTCGCCGGCGCCAGCAGTGGCAAGAAGACACGAGACACCCAGCAGCGCCCTAAGCGATTTCTTACCCATCAAGGCAGAGTTGCAGAGGCAGACGAGCTTCCTCATCGACAGGGAATACAACGATGTCGTGATTCGGGTTTTCGTTGAGCTTGTATACCCGGGAGGCCAAAGTATGGATATGGACCGTGAGATCAAGAGGCGTGCACATGATATCTTTAGCCGCTTTTCTGGTCCCGTCCCGTTGGGGTTCAAGGAGAAGCTACATGAGACGGTTGATGATGGGGCAGTTGGTGATTTCGAGCGCGCCATGTCCGTGTTCGCCCGGCAGATATGCGTGCCTCTAGGAAAACTTGCAACTCTGCTCTCCAATGAAGAAAGAGAAGGGCAACACAAACAAATCCGGCAATtgtctttgatttcagaaatcatcCATGGTTTAAGGGCCACGCTGTCGCTGGGGATGCCACACAATGATGGGTTTTTGAAGCCCGGATCACCGTACATCGACTCGGTGTTTCCGAGAGTGGTACTACGGTGGGGCTGCAGAAGCGCCCTCATCGTGTACTCACGCATCAAGAAGGAGCTGCAGAGGCAGGTGGGCGAGCTCATTGACACGGAAGACAACGGTGTTGAGCTCCGGTTGTTCAATCATTACGGTGTATGCTCAGGAGCAAGTATGGAGGATGCAATCAGGACAAGTGCAACTAAAATCTTCAAGAGATATTTTGGCCGCATCCCGCAGTGGTACAAGAAGATGGAGGCTGAGAGGAGTGATGAGACGAAGGCCGAGACGGATGACGAGACAGATGATGAGATAGAAGGTTTCAACCTCAACGTGTCCTTGTATTGCGACGACATATGCAGGCAGGTAGAAGAACTCCTAGGTCTGGTCTCACTTGACAAAACTCCACAAATTGAGCAATTGCTTCGGGTTGCATATGAGATCAAGGATTTCAAGCGCAATCTGGCAAAAGTGGGTTGGATgctagtggaggagggggaggaggagattGTGGCACAAGGGATGGAAATCAAGGGAGAAGTGGTGGTCAGTGGAACAATTGTCACAATGACAAAGGCGAGTAGCTTGGAGGAGAAACATGAGGAGGAGATGATCTTGGTGAAGaaacatgaggaggaggaggagaatggAGAGGAGTCGGAGAGGGCAGGGGAGGAGTAG
- the LOC119366317 gene encoding phytosulfokine receptor 2-like — MGGYYCLFPCLLICFLLHTHGSHSLNQTCNSTDLEALLAFSSGLGRKVSRLVGWGPNDAACCSWTGVSCDLGRVVGLNLFNKNLHGGISSAITLLDGLVTLNLSCNSLRGQPPEDLGRLARMRILDLSMNMLSGAFPTSEHGFPAIEVLNVSFNQFKGPHPVFPGAMNLMVLDISSNAFSGAINTTALCVAPVKALRFSGNEFTGEIRAGFGRCKMLTELSIDSSGLTGKLPRDLYTISELRRLSLRDNQFSGSLGEDLGNFSQLMHIDLSYNMFSGVIPDVFEGLRRLEFLSLASNLLTGTLPASLSSCKMLRVINLRNNSLSGKIAIDFRLLPRLNILDAGTNRLSGPIPRDLMWCTKLRTLNLGRNLLDGEIPESFKHLRSLLFLSLAGNDLTDLSSALRVLQHLPKLTTLVLTRSFRGGQTMPMDSISGFKSLQVLVLANCALSGMIQPWLQNSKNLRVLDISWNKLSGPIPPWLGNLNNLFYIDLSRNSFSGELPESFTQMKGLISSAYSSEHASIEDLPLFIKKNPAGNSLQYNRVVSFPPSLILSNNLLVGPVLPGLGHLVYLHVLDLSWNKFSGGIPDELSSLENLEELNLTHNDLSGSIPTSLTKLSFLSKFDVSYNNLTGDIPTGGQFSTFTDESFVGNDALCLRRNGPCFGKASFEGTENDGTDTISTMPAMTYIIAEAGFAFGLLTVCNILFFARAWRAAYFLAVDRFFDMLYVIIMVKVNKLRRKWEDKEHP, encoded by the coding sequence ATGGGAGGCTACTACTGCTTGTTCCCCTGCTTGCTCATCTGCTTTCTGCTCCACACACATGGCAGCCACTCCCTGAACCAGACATGCAACTCCACTGACCTGGAGGCGCTTCTCGCTTTTTCCAGCGGCTTGGGTAGGAAAGTCAGCAGGCTTGTTGGATGGGGTCCCAACGATGCAGCGTGCTGTTCCTGGACCGGCGTCTCTTGTGATCTGGGGAGAGTTGTTGGGTTGAATCTCTTCAACAAGAACCTTCATGGCGGCATCTCATCCGCGATCACCTTGCTTGATGGCCTTGTGACTCTAAACCTCTCCTGCAACTCTCTCCGTGGCCAGCCACCAGAGGATCTAGGCCGGTTAGCAAGGATGCGGATTCTCGACCTCAGCATGAACATGCTCTCCGGCGCGTTCCCGACGAGTGAACATGGTTTCCCGGCAATTGAGGTGCTGAATGTATCCTTCAACCAATTCAAGGGACCGCACCCTGTGTTCCCTGGCGCGATGAATCTGATGGTTCTTGATATCTCGAGCAATGCCTTCTCTGGTGCCATCAACACCACAGCACTCTGTGTTGCGCCGGTCAAGGCCTTGCGATTTTCTGGGAATGAGTTCACCGGTGAGATCCGCGCCGGGTTCGGCCGGTGCAAGATGCTTACTGAGCTCTCTATTGACAGCAGTGGCCTTACTGGGAAACTCCCCAGGGATCTTTACACGATATCAGAGTTGAGGAGGCTGAGCTTACGAGATAATCAGTTCTCTGGTAGTCTCGGCGAGGACCTGGGTAACTTCTCTCAGCTTATGCATATTGATCTGTCATATAACATGTTCTCTGGTGTCATCCCTGATGTGTTTGAAGGTCTGAGGAGGCTGGAGTTCTTAAGCTTGGCCTCAAATTTGTTGACTGGCACATTGCCTGCTTCCCTGTCAAGCTGCAAAATGCTGCGAGTGATCAACCTAAGGAACAACTCGCTGTCGGGCAAGATCGCCATTGACTTCCGTTTACTGCCAAGGTTAAACATTCTGGATGCAGGGACCAATAGATTGAGTGGTCCTATACCTCGAGATCTCATGTGGTGCACTAAGTTGAGGACACTGAACCTTGGAAGGAACCTGCTTGATGGGGAGATACCAGAGAGCTTTAAGCATTTGCGATCCCTATTATTCCTCTCGCTTGCTGGTAATGACTTAACGGACTTGTCATCGGCATTACGAGTCTTGCAGCACCTGCCCAAACTGACAACGTTGGTGCTTACCCGGAGCTTCCGTGGTGGTCAGACAATGCCAATGGACAGCATCAGTGGGTTCAAGAGCTTGCAGGTGCTTGTTCTTGCAAACTGTGCACTCTCAGGCATGATCCAGCCTTGGCTGCAGAACTCAAAAAACCTGAGAGTGCTGGACATTTCGTGGAACAAATTGAGTGGACCGATCCCACCATGGTTAGGCAATCTGAATAATCTCTTCTATATCGATCTGTCAAGAAACTCGTTTAGTGGGGAGCTTCCTGAGAGCTTTACACAGATGAAGGGTTTAATTTCGAGTGCTTATTCAAGTGAGCATGCATCAATAGAAGACCTCCCATtattcatcaaaaagaatccagctGGCAATAGTTTGCAGTACAACCGTGTGGTCAGCTTCCCACCATCGCTGATCCTCTCTAATAATTTGCTTGTTGGGCCAGTCTTGCCTGGCCTTGGCCATCTTGTGTATCTTCATGTACTGGACTTGAGCTGGAACAAGTTCTCAGGGGGCATTCCTGATGAGTTATCAAGCTTGGAAAACTTGGAAGAGCTAAATTTAACCCACAATGATCTCAGTGGGAGCATACCAACATCTCTAACAAAGTTGTCATTTCTCTCCAAGTTTGATGTCTCGTACAACAACCTGACTGGAGATATCCCAACAGGGGGCCAATTTTCCACATTCACAGATGAGAGTTTCGTGGGCAATGATGCACTATGCCTTCGTCGGAATGGCCCCTGCTTCGGAAAGGCTTCATTTGAAGGAACAGAAAATGATGGCACCGATACCATATCCACAATGCCCGCAATGACATACATCATCGCAGAAGCGGGATTCGCTTTCGGGCTTTTGACCGTCTGTAACATACTGTTCTTCGCAAGGGCTTGGAGGGCCGCTTATTTTCTGGCGGTTGACAGGTTCTTTGATATGCTCTACGTCATAATAATGGTGAAGGTGAACAAGCTCAGAAGAAAATGGGAGGATAAAGAGCATCCTTAG